In a single window of the Phaeobacter sp. G2 genome:
- a CDS encoding type II toxin-antitoxin system RatA family toxin, producing the protein MPVHSENRQMPYTAQQMYGLVADVAQYPKFLPWCAAARIRSRKQQGPAEVMEADLVISFKVFRERFGSRVTLFADDMKIDTEYLDGPFRYMKSNWSFAAREDGTCDVTFFVDFEFKNAVLQGIIGVVFNEAMQRIVKAFERRAAELYG; encoded by the coding sequence ATGCCAGTTCACTCAGAAAACCGCCAGATGCCCTATACCGCACAGCAGATGTACGGGCTTGTGGCGGATGTGGCACAATATCCAAAGTTCCTGCCCTGGTGCGCCGCCGCGCGCATTCGCAGCCGCAAGCAACAGGGCCCGGCTGAGGTGATGGAGGCGGATCTGGTGATCTCTTTCAAGGTGTTCCGCGAACGTTTTGGCAGCCGGGTGACGCTGTTTGCCGATGATATGAAGATCGATACCGAGTATCTGGACGGCCCCTTTCGCTACATGAAATCAAACTGGAGCTTTGCTGCGCGCGAGGATGGCACCTGTGATGTGACCTTCTTTGTTGATTTTGAGTTCAAAAATGCGGTGTTGCAGGGCATCATCGGGGTTGTCTTCAACGAAGCGATGCAGCGTATTGTGAAGGCATTTGAGCGCCGCGCGGCTGAGCTATATGGCTAG
- a CDS encoding LysR substrate-binding domain-containing protein, whose translation MRFTLRQLGYFKALCEHRNFGRAAQACHVSQPALSVQIKALEDLMGGILVERRARDVVLTPLGREVLAQSDEILLSAGRLERLAQDQSSGRRSLSLGVIPTIAPYLLPGFLADLRAHDLHLNIQVREARTERLLEALHNGALDVAIMALPSGGAGLVEEELFEDHFLLAGSANRLAQVNAGHPRVEPSDLKANQLMLLEDGHCLTDQALEVCGVARSASGINMGAGSLATLSRLVAAGFGLTLMPELALAAECNAAQGLCVQRFGAPQPKRRIGLIRRASTAESVWFQDLAQVARQTGQAILQQAQKDYGPATGEPEP comes from the coding sequence ATGAGATTTACCCTTCGACAACTTGGTTATTTCAAGGCGCTGTGTGAGCATCGCAATTTTGGCCGCGCCGCCCAGGCCTGCCATGTGTCTCAGCCTGCTTTGTCTGTACAGATCAAAGCCTTGGAAGACTTGATGGGGGGGATTCTGGTCGAACGTCGAGCGCGGGATGTGGTGCTGACGCCTTTGGGGCGCGAGGTGCTGGCGCAAAGTGACGAAATCCTGCTGTCTGCTGGTCGGCTTGAACGTCTGGCACAGGATCAAAGCAGCGGGCGTCGCAGCCTGTCCTTGGGGGTGATTCCTACCATAGCGCCCTATTTGCTTCCCGGGTTTCTGGCTGATCTGCGGGCCCATGATCTGCACCTAAATATTCAGGTGCGTGAGGCCAGAACTGAGCGCCTGTTGGAGGCCTTGCATAATGGCGCATTGGATGTGGCCATTATGGCCTTGCCCAGTGGTGGCGCGGGACTGGTAGAGGAAGAGCTGTTCGAAGATCACTTTTTGCTGGCAGGCTCGGCCAATCGTCTGGCGCAGGTCAATGCCGGGCACCCAAGGGTTGAACCCTCGGATCTGAAGGCCAACCAGTTGATGCTGCTTGAGGATGGCCATTGCCTGACGGATCAGGCGCTGGAGGTCTGTGGCGTTGCCCGCTCTGCCTCGGGGATCAACATGGGGGCAGGGTCGCTGGCGACTCTGTCCCGCCTGGTTGCCGCTGGTTTTGGCCTGACCTTGATGCCCGAGCTTGCATTGGCTGCAGAATGTAACGCGGCACAGGGGCTGTGTGTTCAACGCTTTGGCGCGCCGCAACCAAAGCGCAGGATTGGCTTGATCCGCCGCGCCAGTACCGCAGAATCAGTATGGTTTCAGGATCTGGCCCAAGTGGCGCGGCAGACGGGTCAGGCCATTTTGCAGCAAGCGCAAAAAGACTACGGACCCGCCACTGGCGAGCCCGAGCCTTAA
- a CDS encoding GFA family protein, with protein MTEFCGGCLCGEVRITATGQPYRVGLCHCMDCRKHHGALFHASAIFPQDAVTITGTPHSYAGRFFCPKCGSSVFSRSEDEIEVHLGILDQPNQLSPTYELWCIRRESWLPDFSNSKQYPQDRESDHRSENSCEGEK; from the coding sequence ATGACAGAATTCTGTGGAGGCTGCTTGTGTGGCGAGGTCCGGATTACCGCCACAGGCCAGCCTTACCGGGTGGGGCTTTGTCACTGTATGGACTGCCGCAAACACCACGGGGCGCTGTTTCACGCCTCCGCCATCTTCCCACAAGATGCAGTGACCATCACCGGCACACCCCACAGCTATGCGGGGCGTTTCTTTTGCCCAAAATGTGGCTCTTCGGTATTTTCCCGCAGCGAGGATGAGATCGAAGTTCACCTCGGGATTCTGGACCAGCCAAACCAGCTTTCCCCGACATATGAGCTGTGGTGCATCCGCCGCGAATCCTGGCTGCCTGATTTTTCAAACAGCAAGCAATACCCGCAAGACAGGGAAAGTGACCACCGGAGCGAAAACAGCTGCGAGGGGGAGAAGTGA
- the hpt gene encoding hypoxanthine phosphoribosyltransferase, with amino-acid sequence MPQRPYVIDVMISAKTIAARIEELCDEITQEFGDTDKLVVVGLLRGSFVFIADLVRELDLPIEVDFLEASSYGDGMESSREVRILKDLRGAIEGRDVLVVEDIVDTGHTLNHVTHLLASRKPARLKSIALLDKPSRREVDFRSDWIGFEIPDEFVVGYGIDFAQRNRNLPYIGKVRFTDES; translated from the coding sequence ATGCCACAGCGTCCATATGTCATCGATGTGATGATTTCAGCCAAAACTATCGCAGCCCGCATCGAGGAGCTGTGTGACGAAATCACCCAGGAATTTGGCGACACGGACAAGCTGGTTGTTGTTGGCCTGCTGCGCGGCAGCTTTGTGTTTATTGCCGATCTGGTGCGCGAGTTGGACCTGCCGATAGAGGTCGATTTCCTCGAGGCGTCTTCCTATGGGGACGGCATGGAGAGCAGTCGGGAAGTACGCATTCTCAAAGACTTGCGCGGCGCTATTGAAGGGCGCGACGTGCTGGTGGTGGAAGATATCGTTGATACCGGCCACACCCTGAACCATGTCACGCACCTGCTGGCGAGCCGCAAACCGGCACGGCTGAAATCCATTGCCCTGCTGGACAAGCCGTCGCGCCGCGAGGTGGATTTCCGCTCGGATTGGATTGGCTTTGAAATTCCCGATGAATTTGTTGTGGGCTATGGCATCGACTTTGCACAGCGCAATCGAAACCTGCCCTATATCGGCAAGGTGCGTTTCACCGACGAGAGCTGA
- the lipA gene encoding lipoyl synthase, with translation MRDLKIPEQRHPEKANRPDNAQPKKPSWIRVKAPGGKGYAETHKIMRENGLVTVCEEAGCPNVGECWSQGHATMMIMGEVCTRACTFCNIATGKPPEDLDAFEPGRVAHAVQKLGLNHVVITSVDRDDITDGGAEHFAQTIRAVRHRSPSTTIEILTPDFIKCDMAVIEQIIEARPDVFNHNLETVPGLYPEVRPGARYFHSLRLLQRVKELDPSMFTKSGIMVGLGEDEQAVRQVMDDMRAADIDFLTIGQYLQPTPKHHAVDRFVTPDEFKSYEKAAYGKGFHMVSATPLTRSSYHAGDDFARLRAARNAKLGLA, from the coding sequence ATGCGTGATCTCAAAATTCCCGAGCAACGGCATCCCGAAAAGGCAAATCGCCCGGATAATGCCCAGCCAAAGAAACCCAGCTGGATCCGGGTCAAAGCCCCCGGCGGCAAGGGCTATGCGGAAACCCATAAGATCATGCGCGAAAACGGGCTGGTTACGGTCTGCGAAGAGGCCGGCTGCCCAAATGTCGGCGAATGCTGGAGCCAGGGTCACGCCACCATGATGATCATGGGCGAGGTTTGCACCCGTGCCTGTACCTTCTGCAATATTGCCACCGGCAAACCCCCCGAAGATCTGGACGCGTTTGAGCCGGGCCGCGTGGCCCATGCGGTGCAGAAACTGGGTTTGAACCACGTGGTCATCACCTCGGTGGATCGCGACGATATCACGGATGGCGGGGCAGAGCATTTTGCCCAGACCATCCGCGCTGTACGCCACCGCAGCCCCTCAACCACCATCGAGATCCTGACGCCGGATTTCATCAAATGTGACATGGCGGTGATTGAGCAGATCATCGAGGCGCGTCCCGATGTGTTCAACCACAACCTGGAAACGGTGCCTGGCCTCTACCCCGAGGTGCGCCCCGGCGCGCGCTATTTCCACTCTCTGCGCCTGTTGCAGCGGGTGAAAGAGCTGGATCCGTCGATGTTCACCAAATCGGGCATCATGGTTGGACTGGGCGAGGATGAACAAGCTGTGCGTCAGGTGATGGACGACATGCGGGCCGCCGATATTGATTTTCTCACTATTGGCCAGTACCTGCAGCCAACACCAAAACACCACGCAGTGGATCGTTTTGTAACGCCTGATGAGTTCAAATCCTACGAGAAAGCCGCCTATGGCAAGGGGTTCCATATGGTATCGGCGACGCCGCTGACGCGGTCTTCTTATCACGCGGGCGATGATTTTGCCCGCCTGCGCGCCGCGCGTAATGCCAAGCTCGGCTTGGCCTAG
- a CDS encoding peroxiredoxin: MKSGVKLPDVTFKTRVRDEAVGGPNPFRWEDKTTADYFAGKRVVLFSLPGAFTPTCSTYQLPGFEKGFADFQAEGIDAIYCMSVNDSFVMNKWAESQNLENVNVIPDGSGEFTRKMGMLVAKDNLGFGARSWRYAAIVNDGVVEAWFEEPGLCDNHGEDPYGVSSPENLMKHLQAAKETAAA; encoded by the coding sequence ATGAAATCTGGCGTAAAACTGCCCGACGTGACCTTCAAAACCCGCGTACGCGACGAAGCTGTAGGCGGTCCCAACCCGTTCCGCTGGGAAGACAAAACCACCGCGGATTACTTTGCAGGCAAGCGGGTTGTGCTGTTCTCCCTGCCCGGCGCCTTTACGCCCACATGCTCCACCTACCAGCTGCCCGGCTTTGAAAAAGGTTTTGCCGATTTTCAGGCCGAAGGCATCGATGCCATCTACTGCATGTCGGTCAACGACAGCTTTGTGATGAACAAATGGGCCGAATCGCAAAACCTGGAAAACGTAAATGTCATCCCTGATGGCTCTGGTGAGTTCACCCGCAAAATGGGCATGCTCGTCGCCAAGGACAACCTGGGCTTTGGCGCCCGCTCCTGGCGTTATGCGGCCATCGTCAACGATGGCGTTGTCGAGGCCTGGTTCGAAGAGCCTGGCCTGTGCGACAACCACGGCGAAGACCCCTATGGCGTCTCCTCCCCAGAAAACCTGATGAAGCACCTGCAGGCGGCAAAAGAAACTGCGGCGGCCTAA
- a CDS encoding DUF6477 family protein, producing the protein MQDLLSRLKTLHRPRLLVRTARIGASSYSRERDLRRILGTEKPARPAAALMRLLDLEHEVNQQRLSGDAGYAITRHVEVLIAMLGESAYLSPPNSQDRPDEATAQNTPPVPNENRQRQL; encoded by the coding sequence ATGCAGGACCTTCTGAGCCGCCTAAAAACTCTTCATCGCCCCAGGCTTCTGGTTAGAACCGCCCGTATTGGCGCCAGCAGCTATAGCCGGGAGCGGGATTTGCGCCGAATTCTTGGCACTGAAAAACCAGCAAGACCCGCAGCCGCGCTCATGCGCTTATTGGACCTTGAACATGAGGTGAATCAACAGCGCCTGAGTGGGGATGCAGGCTATGCCATCACCCGACATGTGGAAGTGCTGATCGCCATGCTTGGGGAATCCGCCTATCTTTCCCCGCCGAACTCTCAGGACAGGCCCGACGAAGCGACCGCCCAAAACACTCCCCCAGTGCCAAACGAAAACAGGCAGCGGCAATTATAG
- a CDS encoding helix-turn-helix domain-containing protein, whose product MQRQSAQSLPEWVPPEVQRYLDHTEGGCSIRQLARELKCHPSTVLRQIRRVENRRDDPLIDCALGELAAAHFDRLAAPKFQHFADSATLRTAALEVLARLCQSGAILAVADGMEKAVVVREGDSAMSKLAVEQGLAGNMALLGWISCTRPGRLRRYHITPMGRTVYSRLMADRENRARANLEQGFSETQHRFLPGRGDRPKERRTRYGLGETPLDMLARLQDKSGEPFLPRELVDAGKRLREDFELAQVGDHLAQSRAYFAASEGCGRSKPPKRSAASKAAKKRAAAAMAAMGSGLNDIALRCCCHLEGLEAAERHLGWSARSGKIVLRIALAQLKAFYDETDERLGDSHGNQLIG is encoded by the coding sequence ATGCAAAGACAGTCAGCACAATCACTCCCAGAATGGGTCCCCCCTGAGGTGCAGAGATATCTGGACCACACCGAAGGCGGCTGTTCGATCCGTCAGTTGGCCAGGGAGCTTAAATGCCATCCGTCGACCGTGTTGCGTCAGATACGCCGGGTCGAGAACCGCCGCGATGATCCTTTGATTGACTGCGCATTGGGTGAATTGGCGGCGGCTCATTTTGATCGGCTGGCGGCGCCAAAATTCCAACATTTTGCTGATTCCGCGACGCTCAGAACCGCCGCTTTGGAAGTCTTGGCGCGGCTCTGTCAAAGTGGCGCGATTTTGGCCGTGGCGGACGGCATGGAAAAGGCCGTTGTCGTGCGCGAAGGTGACAGTGCCATGAGCAAGCTTGCGGTGGAACAGGGGCTGGCGGGGAACATGGCGCTTTTAGGGTGGATCAGTTGCACCCGGCCTGGCCGCCTGCGCCGCTATCATATCACCCCAATGGGGCGCACGGTGTACAGTCGCTTAATGGCAGACCGCGAGAACCGGGCGCGGGCCAATCTTGAGCAGGGGTTCAGCGAAACCCAGCACAGGTTTCTGCCGGGGCGGGGCGACAGACCCAAAGAACGTCGCACGCGCTATGGGCTGGGGGAAACGCCGCTGGATATGCTGGCGCGCTTGCAGGACAAAAGCGGCGAACCGTTTTTGCCGCGTGAGCTGGTCGATGCGGGAAAACGCCTGCGGGAGGATTTTGAATTGGCCCAGGTCGGCGATCATCTGGCGCAGAGCAGGGCCTATTTTGCCGCGTCAGAGGGATGTGGGAGATCCAAGCCGCCAAAGCGGAGCGCTGCCTCTAAGGCTGCCAAAAAGCGGGCCGCAGCAGCCATGGCGGCCATGGGGTCCGGTCTGAATGATATTGCGCTGCGGTGCTGTTGTCACCTGGAGGGGCTGGAAGCGGCTGAGCGCCATCTGGGATGGTCGGCACGGTCTGGAAAAATCGTCCTGCGGATTGCCCTGGCGCAGTTAAAAGCCTTCTACGATGAAACGGACGAGCGCCTCGGTGACTCCCATGGTAATCAGCTGATTGGCTGA
- a CDS encoding MmgE/PrpD family protein: MNTTLTGQLAEFATSDLQPTGLARQMARLSALDWLACGIAGTEEPVSRLLRDQALSEAGAPQATLFGSSQVPARMAALANGTISHALDYDDTHFAHIGHPSVAVFSAAFAVGEGQDKPLEQVIEAALFGMELSIRVGLWLGRAHYQNGYHQTATAGAFGATAAAGRLLGLRADQMEMALGLCATRAAGLKAQFGTMGKPYNAGLAATAGVEVAQLIDAGFEANPGALEGALGFGATHHGEGNLDAALQDLGQNWLFEEISHKFHACCHGLHAALEAARSLDLAAPEIASLTVHTHPRWMTVCNQPAPDTGLGAKFSYRTVLALQALGKDTARLDSYSAELCRDPRLVALRDQIHVQADDSLAETAAHVTLVRRDGKRLQASHDLQAPVAYEMREARLLAKASALLGAQRSAELWSVLQGAGSAADLSRFF; this comes from the coding sequence ATGAATACGACCTTGACTGGCCAGCTGGCTGAGTTTGCCACTTCAGACCTACAGCCCACCGGGTTGGCCCGCCAGATGGCGCGGCTCTCGGCGCTGGACTGGCTGGCCTGTGGCATTGCCGGAACCGAGGAACCAGTGTCGCGGCTGCTGCGCGATCAGGCCCTGTCCGAAGCAGGCGCGCCGCAGGCCACCCTGTTTGGCAGCTCCCAGGTGCCCGCGCGGATGGCAGCGCTGGCCAATGGCACCATCTCCCACGCGCTGGACTATGACGACACCCATTTTGCCCATATCGGCCACCCCTCAGTGGCGGTGTTTTCCGCAGCCTTTGCGGTGGGTGAAGGTCAGGACAAACCCCTAGAACAGGTGATTGAAGCAGCGCTGTTTGGCATGGAGCTGTCTATCCGGGTGGGGCTGTGGTTGGGACGTGCGCATTACCAAAATGGCTACCATCAGACGGCCACGGCTGGTGCATTTGGCGCTACGGCGGCCGCAGGGCGGCTATTGGGGCTGCGCGCCGACCAGATGGAAATGGCGCTGGGGCTTTGCGCCACCCGCGCGGCGGGGCTGAAGGCACAGTTTGGCACCATGGGGAAACCCTATAATGCCGGGTTGGCCGCCACCGCCGGGGTCGAAGTCGCCCAGTTGATCGACGCAGGGTTTGAGGCAAACCCGGGCGCCTTGGAGGGGGCCTTGGGGTTTGGGGCAACCCATCACGGTGAGGGCAACCTGGATGCGGCGCTGCAGGATCTGGGGCAGAACTGGCTGTTTGAAGAGATCAGCCATAAATTCCACGCCTGTTGTCACGGGCTTCATGCGGCGCTGGAGGCCGCCCGCAGCCTGGATCTGGCGGCGCCTGAGATCGCCAGCCTGACGGTGCACACCCATCCGCGCTGGATGACCGTGTGCAACCAGCCTGCGCCGGACACAGGCCTGGGGGCAAAGTTTTCTTACCGGACGGTGCTGGCCTTGCAGGCGCTTGGCAAAGACACCGCACGGCTGGACAGTTACAGCGCGGAGCTGTGCCGGGATCCACGGCTGGTTGCCCTGCGCGATCAGATCCATGTGCAGGCGGATGACAGCCTCGCCGAGACAGCGGCGCATGTGACGCTGGTGCGGCGCGATGGCAAACGTCTTCAGGCCAGCCACGACCTGCAGGCGCCAGTCGCCTATGAGATGCGCGAAGCCCGGCTGCTGGCCAAGGCTTCGGCCTTGTTGGGGGCGCAGCGCAGCGCCGAGCTGTGGTCTGTGCTTCAGGGGGCAGGATCTGCAGCGGATCTCAGCCGGTTTTTCTAA
- the guaA gene encoding glutamine-hydrolyzing GMP synthase, producing MSQTSHDRLLIIDFGSQVTQLIARRLRELNVYCEIHPYQNVTMDFVRQLAPKAVIFSGGPDSVTREGSPRVPQEIFEIGVPILGICYGQQVMMHQLGGMVESGHGTAEFGRAYVKPTIASPALLEGWFQDDADREQVWMSHGDHVSKLAPGFEVYGTSPNAPFAITADISRNFYAVQFHPEVHHTPNGAKLYENFVRLAGFSGDWTMGLYREQAIAAIREQVGDKKVICGLSGGVDSSVTAVLLHEAIGDQLTCVFVDHGLLRKGEADEVVSMFRDNYNMQFIHADEQDLFLGELEGQSDPETKRKIIGKLFIDVFQKHANTIEGAEFLAQGTLYPDVIESVSFSGGPSVTIKSHHNVGGLPEKMGLKLVEPLRELFKDEVRALGRELGLPASFIGRHPFPGPGLAIRCPGEITREKLEILREADAVYIDQIRKHGLYDEIWQAFVAILPVRTVGVMGDGRTYDFACALRAVTSVDGMTADYYPFSHEFLGETATRIINEVKGINRCTYDITSKPPGTIEWE from the coding sequence ATGAGCCAGACATCCCATGACCGCCTTCTTATCATAGACTTTGGCAGCCAGGTTACGCAGCTTATTGCGCGCCGCCTGCGTGAGCTGAATGTCTATTGCGAAATTCACCCCTACCAGAACGTCACAATGGATTTTGTGCGCCAATTGGCGCCCAAGGCCGTGATCTTTTCCGGTGGCCCAGACAGCGTGACCCGCGAGGGTAGCCCCCGCGTGCCGCAAGAGATCTTTGAAATCGGTGTGCCGATTCTCGGGATCTGCTATGGCCAGCAAGTGATGATGCATCAGCTCGGGGGCATGGTCGAAAGCGGCCATGGCACCGCCGAGTTTGGCCGCGCCTATGTAAAGCCCACCATTGCCTCACCGGCGCTGCTGGAAGGCTGGTTTCAGGACGACGCAGACCGCGAGCAGGTCTGGATGTCCCATGGTGACCATGTAAGCAAACTAGCGCCAGGGTTTGAGGTCTACGGCACCTCGCCCAATGCGCCCTTTGCCATCACCGCGGATATCAGCCGCAATTTCTACGCTGTGCAGTTCCACCCCGAAGTGCACCACACCCCCAATGGCGCCAAGCTTTATGAAAACTTTGTGCGACTCGCGGGCTTTAGCGGCGACTGGACCATGGGCCTGTACCGCGAGCAGGCAATTGCCGCGATCCGCGAACAGGTTGGCGACAAAAAGGTGATCTGCGGTCTGTCCGGCGGCGTTGACAGCTCGGTTACCGCCGTTTTGCTGCACGAAGCCATTGGCGATCAGCTGACTTGCGTCTTTGTTGACCACGGGCTGTTGCGCAAGGGGGAGGCCGATGAGGTCGTCTCCATGTTCCGCGACAACTACAACATGCAGTTCATCCACGCAGACGAGCAGGACCTGTTCCTGGGCGAGCTGGAAGGCCAATCTGACCCCGAGACCAAGCGCAAGATCATCGGCAAGCTGTTCATTGATGTGTTCCAGAAACACGCCAATACCATTGAGGGCGCCGAGTTCCTGGCACAGGGGACGCTTTACCCTGATGTCATTGAATCCGTTAGCTTCTCTGGTGGTCCTTCGGTCACCATCAAAAGCCACCACAACGTTGGCGGGCTGCCGGAAAAGATGGGCCTGAAACTGGTTGAGCCGCTGCGCGAATTGTTCAAGGATGAAGTTCGCGCATTGGGCCGTGAACTGGGTCTGCCTGCCAGCTTTATTGGCCGTCACCCCTTCCCCGGACCCGGTCTTGCCATCCGCTGCCCCGGCGAGATCACCCGCGAAAAGCTGGAAATCCTGCGCGAAGCCGATGCCGTCTATATCGACCAAATCCGCAAACATGGTCTCTATGATGAGATCTGGCAGGCCTTTGTCGCCATTCTGCCAGTGCGCACCGTGGGGGTGATGGGCGATGGGCGGACCTATGATTTTGCCTGTGCCCTGCGCGCAGTCACATCCGTTGATGGCATGACGGCGGATTATTATCCGTTCAGCCATGAATTCCTCGGCGAGACCGCGACGCGGATCATCAACGAGGTAAAAGGCATCAACCGCTGTACCTATGACA
- a CDS encoding trimethylamine methyltransferase family protein gives MAEEAPRRRSRGGGGAARRAERTSIKIETAKYIQRNIPNFEVLTQEALETIEANADIILEEVGVNFVDNPAALQRWRDAGADVQGERVRIPRGLARKLCATAPAEFTQHARNPEKSVVIGGNNMVLAPVYGPPFVRDAKGGRRYATMEDFNKFVKLAYMSKWLHHSGGTVCEPTDIPVNKRHLDMLLAHMTLSDKPFMGSVTEPSRAQDSVDMCGILFGKEFVQNNTVMTSLTNINSPMTFDDVMMGSLEVYAANNQACIISPFIVGGAMAPVSVAGTLTQVLAEVMAGVAYSQLVRPGAPAIFGAFVSSIDMNSGAPTFGTPEASLVTYGAGQLARRLNLPFRSAGSFCGSKLPDAQAAYETANSLNMGLLSGVNFMLHSCGWLEGGLVADFEKFVMDADQLGTLHGLAKGVPVSEDDQAMDAIREVGPGGHYLGCAHTQANFKTAFWKSDLLDYKPFETWEEEGARDTYSLATSRVDYLLSNYQAPALDPAIREALEAFVAEKKAESPDAFM, from the coding sequence ATGGCTGAAGAAGCACCACGTCGTCGGAGCAGAGGTGGCGGCGGCGCCGCCCGCCGCGCAGAACGTACCAGCATCAAGATTGAAACCGCAAAGTACATCCAGCGCAATATCCCCAACTTCGAGGTTCTGACCCAAGAGGCGCTGGAAACCATTGAAGCCAATGCGGATATCATCCTCGAAGAGGTTGGCGTAAACTTTGTGGACAATCCGGCAGCGCTGCAGCGTTGGCGCGATGCTGGTGCTGACGTTCAGGGCGAACGGGTGCGCATCCCCCGTGGCCTGGCCCGCAAACTCTGCGCCACAGCCCCTGCCGAGTTCACACAGCACGCCCGCAACCCGGAAAAATCTGTGGTCATTGGCGGCAACAACATGGTTCTGGCCCCGGTTTATGGCCCCCCATTTGTGCGCGATGCCAAAGGTGGCCGTCGTTATGCGACCATGGAAGATTTCAACAAGTTCGTGAAACTCGCCTATATGTCCAAGTGGTTGCACCATTCGGGCGGGACCGTTTGTGAACCCACGGACATCCCGGTGAACAAACGTCACCTGGACATGCTGCTGGCCCATATGACCCTGTCCGACAAACCCTTTATGGGCTCGGTGACCGAGCCAAGCCGGGCACAGGATTCGGTTGATATGTGCGGGATTCTGTTCGGCAAGGAGTTCGTACAGAACAACACTGTGATGACCTCGCTGACCAATATCAACTCGCCGATGACATTTGACGATGTAATGATGGGCTCGCTGGAGGTCTATGCCGCTAATAACCAGGCCTGCATCATCTCTCCCTTTATCGTCGGCGGTGCCATGGCGCCAGTTTCTGTGGCAGGCACCCTGACGCAGGTTCTGGCCGAGGTCATGGCCGGTGTTGCCTATAGCCAGCTGGTCCGTCCCGGTGCGCCGGCAATCTTTGGCGCCTTTGTTTCCTCGATCGACATGAACTCTGGTGCGCCAACCTTTGGCACGCCCGAGGCCTCGCTTGTCACCTATGGCGCCGGTCAGCTGGCACGCCGTTTGAACCTGCCGTTCCGCTCTGCCGGGTCCTTCTGCGGCTCCAAACTGCCCGACGCGCAGGCCGCCTATGAGACCGCAAACTCGCTCAACATGGGGCTGTTGTCAGGTGTGAACTTCATGCTGCACTCTTGTGGCTGGCTCGAAGGTGGGCTGGTGGCTGACTTTGAAAAGTTTGTCATGGATGCCGATCAACTGGGCACTTTGCATGGGCTTGCCAAAGGTGTGCCAGTTTCCGAAGACGATCAGGCGATGGATGCGATCCGCGAAGTTGGCCCCGGCGGCCACTACCTGGGCTGTGCGCATACCCAGGCGAACTTCAAAACCGCTTTCTGGAAGTCTGATCTGCTGGACTACAAACCCTTTGAAACCTGGGAAGAAGAGGGCGCGCGCGATACCTATTCCCTGGCCACAAGCCGGGTGGATTATCTTCTGTCAAACTACCAGGCTCCGGCGCTGGATCCGGCAATCAGAGAGGCATTGGAGGCCTTTGTTGCTGAGAAAAAAGCAGAGTCGCCGGACGCTTTCATGTAG